The Oryzias melastigma strain HK-1 linkage group LG13, ASM292280v2, whole genome shotgun sequence genome window below encodes:
- the LOC112150009 gene encoding ras-related protein Rab-1B, translating to MNPEYDYLFKLLLIGDSGVGKSCLLLRFADDTYTESYISTIGVDFKIRTIDMDGKTVKLQIWDTAGQERFRTITSSYYRGAHGIIIVYDVTEQESFNNVRQWLDEIDRYACENVSRLLVGNKSDLVSKKVVDVATAQDLASSLKIPFLETSAKSSDNVEKAFLTMGSEIHKRLASEGAGMQGEAPDSRGQGSKINSAPVWLGGDKQTQDTSNCC from the exons ATGAATCCTGAATA TGATTACCTGTTCAAGCTTCTTCTGATCGGAGACTCTGGCGTTGGGAAGTCGTGTCTTCTCCTTCGCTTTGCg GACGACACGTACACCGAGAGCTACATCTCCACCATTGGAGTGGACTTCAAGATCAGGACCATCGATATGGACGGGAAGACCGTGAAGCTGCAGATT TGGGACACAGCAGGTCAGGAGAGGTTTCGCACCATCACCTCCAGctactacagaggagctcacggCATCATCATCGTGTATGACGTCACAGAGCAG GAGTCCTTCAACAACGTGAGGCAGTGGCTGGATGAGATCGACCGCTACGCCTGTGAGAACGTCTCCAGGCTGCTGGTGGGAAACAAGTCTGATCTCGTCAGTAAGAAGGTGGTGGATGTTGCCACGGCTCAG GACCTGGCCTCCTCGCTGAAGATCCCCTTCCTGGAAACCAGCGCCAAGAGCTCCGACAACGTGGAGAAGGCTTTCCTCACCATGGGCTCCGAGATCCACAAGCGCCTGGCCAGTGAGGGGGCAGGCATGCAGGGGGAGGCCCCTGACTCCAGGGGACAGGGCTCCAAGATCAACAGCGCCCCCGTGTGGTTGGGAGGGGATAAACAAACTCAGGACACCAGCAACTGCTGCTGA